From Oryza brachyantha chromosome 9, ObraRS2, whole genome shotgun sequence, a single genomic window includes:
- the LOC102703333 gene encoding LOW QUALITY PROTEIN: WD repeat and HMG-box DNA-binding protein 1 (The sequence of the model RefSeq protein was modified relative to this genomic sequence to represent the inferred CDS: inserted 1 base in 1 codon), whose amino-acid sequence CGHEIRCIFFFPAGTPLHQNQLPAKLHFPRGRAKTRQNFCNQKPQPRHANQSQETPNKFPNTRRHHSFLAEESLVVXCIMKGRVVKLREAHKAGSPAFCSVAWGQRGQHLVTASAADVAILIHEAAAAGGRGSGSAAAAAVSTIRLHKDGVTALAVAPGSGGSLASGSIDHSVKFYSFPEGAFQSNVARFTLPIRSLAFNKKGTLLAAAGDDDGIKLIATIDNTISKVLKGHKGSVTGLSFDPRNDYLASIDTFGTVIFWDLCTGNEARSLKRIAPAFGSDHSVNNALCWSPDGQFLAVPGLRNNVVMHDRDTGEEVFTLKGEHEQPVCSLCWSPNGRYLVTAGLDRQVLIWDVKSKQDVERQKFDERICSLAWKPEANAVAVIDVTGRFGIWESVIPSTLKSPTEGAPDLNSTKIPLFDDEDDDEKPSTSGGLEDDVDESLGESGPFNHKRSRRKSTFHGHSNGDSEDEDLILQMESRKRIKDITHRDNKGVTTDKTRGDSATSGKLVTARMQTAFQPGSTPPQPGKRNFLAYNMLGSITTIENEGHSHVEVDFHDTGRGPRVPSMTDYFGFTMAALNDSGSVFANPCKGDKNMSTLMYRPFSSWAGNSEWSMRFEGEEVKAVAVGNGWVAAVTSLNFLHIFTEGGLQMHILSVNGPVVTAAGHGDQLAIVSHASDCLSSGDQVLDVKVLKISECAQSLSSRLVLSPSSQLSWFGFSENGELSSFDSKGILRVFSGQFGGSWIPIFSSIKARKSEDESHWVVGLDANNIFCILCKSHEYYPQVTPKPVLTIFELSFPVASSDLGATSLENEFVMRKLHLSQTQKKIEEMAALGLDTTALDDEAFNMEAALDRCILRLISSCCNGDKLVRASELAKLLTLEKSMKGALMLVTRLKLPILQEKFSSILEERMLNDAKIVKTTGVLSNTNTNYPPSLAFSTQAVAPAKVVQNGNSLKLSTLPELNPATQQRNPSESNKAEVEHGTQSKERSLKVSPLQAPLAKIQKNGENVAIKTKKDKDGSSHATTVDQNPKGGIHQVALKNMSTDDCSGLQPQRPVNPFAKSSSSKEQPSSVFDSIKKMKVENDKVDKADSKKVKV is encoded by the exons TGCGGCCATGAAattcggtgtattttttttttccccgcTGGTACTCCACTCCACCAAAATCAGCTTCCCGCCAAACTGCATTTCCCGCGCGGGCGCGCCAAAACCCGCCAAAATTTCTGCAACCAAAAACCCCAACCGCGACATGCCAATCAATCTCAGGAAACCCCAAACAAGTTCCCCAACACCCGCCGCCACCATAGCTTCTTGGCTGAAGAATCTCTCGTCG GGTGCATCATGAAAGGCCGGGTGGTGAAGCTCCGGGAGGCGCATAAGGCCGGCTCGCCGGCGTTCTGCTCCGTCGCGTGGGGCCAACGCGGGCAGCACCTCGTcactgcctccgccgccgacgtggccATCCTCATCcacgaagccgccgccgccggtgggcggGGCTCGGGttcggcggcagcggccgcgGTTTCCACGATCCGGCTTCACAAAGATGGCGTCacggcgctcgccgtcgcgccaggCTCCGGCGGGTCGCTGGCGTCCGGATCCATCGACCACTCCGTCAAGTTCTACTCCTTCCCAG AGGGGGCGTTCCAGAGCAATGTCGCGCGGTTCACCCTGCCGATCCGGTCACTCGCCTTCAACAAGAAGGGGACTCTtctggcggcggccggagacgacgacggcatcaAGCTGATCGCGACAATCGACAACACCATCTCCAAGGTGCTCAAGGGCCACAAGGGATCGGTAACTGGCTTGTCTTTCGATCCCAGAAACGATTATCTGGCATCCATTGATACCTTCGGCACGGTCATCTTCTGGGATCTCTGCACGGGGAATGAAGCCCGCAGCTTGAAGCGTATCGCGCCGGCATTTGGTTCAGATCACTCGGTCAACAATGCATTGTGCTGGAGCCCTGATGGGCAGTTTCTTGCTGTTCCGGGGCTGAGGAATAACGTGGTCATGCATGATAGGGACACAGGCGAGGAGGTGTTCACCCTGAAAGGGGAGCATGAGCAGCCCGTGTGTAGTCTCTGCTGGTCTCCCAATGGGAGGTACCTGGTCACTGCTGGCTTGGATAGGCAGGTGCTGATCTGGGATGTCAAGTCCAAGCAGGACGTTGAGAGGCAGAAATTCGACGAGAGGATATGCAGCCTGGCTTGGAAACCTGAGGCGAATGCTGTTGCAGTGATCGATGTGACCGGCAGATTTGGCATTTGGGAATCGGTCATCCCGTCGACTTTGAAGTCACCCACTGAGGGTGCACCTGATCTGAACTCGACCAAAATTCCTTTGTTTgatgacgaggacgacgacgagaagcCGAGTACCTCTGGTGGATTGGAGGATGATGTTGATGAAAGTCTTGGCGAATCAGGTCCATTCAACCACAAGAGATCGAGGAGGAAATCAACCTTCCATGGTCACTCAAATGGAGATAGTGAAGATGAGGATCTGATACTTCAGATGGAGTCACGCAAGAGAATAAAAGATATAACACATAGAGATAACAAGGGGGTTACTACTGATAAGACAAGGGGTGATTCAGCAACTTCAGGAAAGCTGGTTACAGCAAGAATGCAGACTGCATTTCAGCCTGGGTCTACACCACCTCAACCTGGAAAGCGAAATTTCCTTGCCTACAACATGCTTGGAAGTATTACTACTATTGAAAACGAGGGTCATTCGCATGTAGAG GTTGACTTCCATGACACCGGAAGAGGCCCTAGAGTTCCTTCAATGACCGATTATTTTGGTTTCACAATGGCTGCACTGAATGACTCAGGAAGTGTCTTCGCTAATCCATGCAAGGGTGACAAGAATATGAGCACTCTTATGTACCGTCCTTTCAGTAGCTGGGCGGGTAACAGTGAG TGGTCAATGAGGTTTGAGGGAGAAGAAGTGAAGGCTGTGGCTGTTGGTAATGGATGGGTTGCTGCAgttacaagtttaaatttccTACACATTTTCACAGAGGGAGGCTTGCAG ATGCATATCCTCTCAGTCAATGGCCCAGTGGTTACTGCTGCAGGACATGGAGATCAGCTAGCGATTGTGTCTCATGCTTCAGATTGTCTTTCCTCGGGAGACCAG GTGCTGGACGTTAAAGTGCTGAAGATATCTGAATGTGCTCAATCATTGTCCAGCCGACTTGTTTTAAGTCCTTCGTCTCAGTTATCTTGGTTTGGTTTCAGTGAGAATGGTGAACTTAGTTCTTTTGATTCCAAG GGAATACTGAGGGTCTTTTCTGGTCAATTCGGTGGAAGTTGGATTCCAATATTTAG TTCAATCAAGGCAAGAAAATCTGAAGATGAAAGCCATTGGGTGGTCGGTTTAGATGCCAATAACATATTCTGCATTCTATGCAAGTCCCATGAGTATTATCCACAG GTGACGCCCAAACCTGTTTTGACAATATTTGAGCTTTCATTTCCTGTTGCGTCATCTGACCTTGGTGCCACTAGTTTAGAAAATGAGTTTGTGATGAGGAAGCTACATCTCTCACAG AcccaaaagaaaatagaagaaatGGCTGCTTTGGGTCTGGACACAACTGCGTTAGATGATGAAGCATTCAACATGGAAGCTGCACTTGACCGGTGCATCCTGAGGCTCATTTCCAGCTGCTGCAATG GTGATAAGCTTGTTCGAGCTAGTGAACTTGCTAAATTATTGACACTTGAGAAGTCAATGAAGGGGGCTTTGATGCTTGTTACACGTTTGAAGCTGCCCATATTACAAGAGAAATTCAGTTCCATACTTGAG GAGAGGATGCTGAACGATGCAAAAATTGTCAAAACAACAGGTGTTTTATCCAATACTAATACAAATTACCCACCATCACTAGCGTTCAGCACTCAAGCAGTTGCACCAGCTAAGGTTGTGCAAAATGGAAACAGTTTGAAGTTATCTACGTTGCCTGAACTGAATCCGGCCACCCAACAAAGGAATCCAAGTGAATCCAACAAGGCAGAGGTAGAACATGGAACCCAATCGAAAGAAAGAAGTCTAAAGGTTTCACCTTTACAAGCTCCGTTAGCTAAGATACAAAAAAACGGTGAAAATGTGGCCATAAAAACGAAGAAAGATAAAGATGGATCATCACATGCAACTACAGTTGATCAGAACCCAAAGGGAGGCATTCATCAGGTTGCCCTAAAAAACATGAGCACCGATGACTGCAGTGGACTACAGCCTCAGCGACCAGTTAACCCCTTTGCTAAATCATCATCAAGCAAAGAGCAGCCATCATCTgtctttgattccatcaagaaGATGAAGGTTGAAAATGATAAGGTTGACAAGGCTGACAGCAAGAAGGTGAAAGTGTAA
- the LOC102703896 gene encoding uncharacterized protein LOC102703896 produces the protein MAKMLVDGGAAVNLMPYSTYRKLGKTPKDLIKTNMMLKDFGGNSSKAKGCLNVELTVGSKTLPTTFFVIDDKESYSLLLGFTPTAASRQPCIKARYSGMETKWRWSQQIEWVSNIVPVLKNNGKLRVCVDFRDLNKATPKDEYPIPVADQLVDAASGHKMISFMDGNAGYIQIFVADEDIHKKAFRCPGAISLFEWVAKYEALVKGLELLKEIGVEAIEVMGDSQLVIKQLSREYECRDDILRTYYEIAKELLEDFKQVTLTHIPREQNAEANCLAQRASGYRLMSSETEVEIAQLEQTEEANIACAKANDWRHEIIDYLKEPSSSANRKIKYKALKYVLLEDLLYYRTIDGVLLRCLAKEEAKVVMCEVHDGICGTHQSAYKMKWLLRRVGYYWPTMLEDCFMYYKSCQDYQKFGNIQRSLASAMNPIIKPWPFRGWGIDMIRQIYPQSSKGHKFLLAAIDYFTKSVKAIPLKRVTSADVINFMKEHIIHRFGIPHTITTNHGSVFISEEFQQFIVDMGIKLLNSSPYYAQANGQQRYQARV, from the exons ATGGCCAAGATGCTggtcgacggtggcgcggcggtcAACCTAATGCCGTACTCCACCTACAGGAAGCTGGGCAAAACCCCCAAAGATCTCATCAAGACCAACATGATGCTAAAAGACTTCGGGGGCAATTCATCGAAAGCCAAGGGGTGCCTAAATGTCGAACTCACAGTCGGAAGCAAGACGCTACCGACCACTTTCTTTGTCATCGACGATAAAGAATCTTATAGCTTGCTCCTTGGATTCACACCAACTGCTGCATCTCGTCAACCATGCATCAAAGCCCGATACAGTGGCATGGAGACCAAGTGGAGGTGGTCGCAACAGATAG AGTGGGTCTCCAACATTGTCCCGGTGCTCAAGAACAACGGCAAGCTTCGGGTATGCGTGGATTTTAGAGATCTAAACAAGGCAACTCCGAAAGACGAATACCCGATTCCAGTTGCCGATCAGTTGGTGGATGCAGCCTCAGGACACAAGATGATAAGCTTCATGGACGGCAACGCCGGCTACATCCAGATATTCGTGGCAGATGAGGACATCCACAAAAAAGCTTTCAGATGCCCGGGAGCAATCAGCCTGTTCGAGTGGGTC GCCAAGTACGAAGCACTGGTCAAAGGGTTAGAACTGTTGAAAGAGATAGGTGTCGAGGCAATTGAAGTCATGGGGGATTCCCAGTTGGTGATCAAGCAGCTATCCAGGGAATATGAATGCAGGGATGATATCCTCAGAACCTACTACGAGATAGCCAAAGAGTTGCTAGAAGACTTCAAGCAAGTTACGCTGACCCACATCCCTAGGGAACAGAACGCCGAGGCAAACTGTCTCGCCCAAAGAGCGTCAGGTTACCGGTTGATGAGCTCGGAGACCGAGGTAGAGATAGCGCAACTTGAGCAGACAGAAGAAGCAAACATAGCCTGTGCAAAAGCCAATGATTGGCGACATGAGATCATTGATTATCTGAAAGAACCGTCATCGTCGGCCAACAGAAAAATTAAGTATAAAGCGCTTAAATATGTGCTACTCGAAGACTTGTTGTACTACAGAACGATTGATGGTGTGCTGCTGAGATGCCTCGCAAAAGAAGAAGCCAAAGTGGTGATGTGCGAGGTGCACGATGGCATATGCGGCACCCATCAATCGGCCTACAAGATGAAGTGGTTGCTACGAAGAGTGGGATACTATTGGCCGACCATGCTGGAAGACTGCTTCATGTACTACAAGAGCTGTCAAGACTACCAAAAGTTTGGAAACATACAAAGATCGCTAGCATCGGCTATGAATCCGATCATCAAACCTTGGCCGTTCAGAGGTTGGGGCATCGACATGATCAGACAGATATACCCTCAATCAAGCAAAGGACATAAATTCTTACTGGCAGCTATAGATTACTTCACCAAGTCGGTCAAAGCCATACCACTGAAAAGGGTGACTTCGGCTgatgtaattaatttcatgAAAGAACATATCATCCACAGATTTGGAATTCCCCATACCATAACTACCAATCATGGGTCAGTCTTCATCTCGGAGGAGTTTCAACAATTCATTGTCGATATGGGGATCAAGCTCCTTAATTCATCTCCTTATTACGCTCAGGCTAATGGACAACAGAGGTATCAAGCAAGAGTTTGA